Proteins from a genomic interval of Macadamia integrifolia cultivar HAES 741 unplaced genomic scaffold, SCU_Mint_v3 scaffold69, whole genome shotgun sequence:
- the LOC122069681 gene encoding uncharacterized protein LOC122069681: MRSTHLFNGTEMMERKAPSLVELCIQTAIDNVRYIGDVGETDIYLLKDVLPHCTVDQLMHIENSTVGRDLSPVTDNLWKKFYEKQFGTKSTDIVIERMKQKKLSFKWKQLYEAKQKDWDEAQKKSIDRFKERYEKETVKKQSKQIQICTKVPPSSSKRSFFGGPGSCNGAKGSLMKKARMEFLNSHEVRAAAMKKALQRNQGTSHMVKPSGFHGKGSSSSRTMKPFQRRS; this comes from the exons ATGAGGTCAACTCATCTTTTCAACGGGACTGAAATGATGGAAAGGAAGGCTCCCTCTTTGGTTGAACTCTGCATTCAGACTGCAATAGATAATGTTAGGTATATTGGGGATGTTGGGGAGACAGACATATACCTATTGAAGGATGTTTTGCCGCACTGTACAGTTGATCAATTGATGCACATTGAGAATTCTACAGTT GGTAGAGACCTAAGTCCGGTGACTGATAATTTGTGGAAAAAGTTTTATGAAAAACAATTTGGTACTAAAAGCACTGATATTGTTATTGAGAGGATGAAGCAGAAGAAACTTTCATTTAAATGGAAACAGTTGTATGAG GCAAAACAGAAAGACTGGGATGAAgcacaaaaaaaatctattgatcGATTTAAGGAACGTTATGAGAAAGAAACCGTTA AAAAACAAAGTAAGCAGATTCAGATTTGTACAAAAGTTCCACCTTCAAGCAGTAAACGAAGCTTTTTTGGAG GGCCTGGATCTTGCAATGGCGCAAAAGGCAGTCTGATGAAAAAGGCAAGAATGGAATTCCTCAACAG TCATGAAGTAAGGGCTGCAGCTATGAAAAAGGCCTTGCAAAGGAATCAAGG TACTTCTCACATGGTAAAACCAAGTGGTTTTCATGGAAAGGGTTCTTCAAGTTCCAGAACTATGAAACCATTTCAAAGAAGATCATAG